The Candidatus Woesearchaeota archaeon genome has a window encoding:
- a CDS encoding cation-translocating P-type ATPase C-terminal domain-containing protein encodes MIAMFELYQAFSCRSVNYPLSRVGFFKNKWLILSVLVSLLAVISVVYIPALQNVFDTTALSIYEFLLLILMSGAGALYLEINKFVKMKIANVTV; translated from the coding sequence GTGATTGCCATGTTCGAGCTTTACCAGGCATTTTCGTGCAGGTCTGTGAATTATCCATTATCAAGAGTCGGATTTTTCAAGAACAAATGGCTCATTTTGTCAGTGCTGGTTTCTTTGCTGGCAGTCATATCAGTTGTCTATATTCCGGCATTGCAGAATGTATTTGATACAACCGCATTGAGCATTTACGAATTCCTGCTGCTGATCCTCATGTCAGGAGCCGGAGCGCTTTATCTGGAGATAAATAAGTTTGTGAAGATGAAGATTGCTAATGTAACAGTTTAG
- a CDS encoding radical SAM protein, protein MAKQKNYKIALFSLPPYQPVYMHPAVPYLTGYLKKYLPDVEVVQKDLNTGSLDYFLGSTPKFMRNIASYRDFQGHKQARRELSARIEHATEGRLHIVRNTVNYDLAQTGEDYKSRTGLLQVAQQKERNLFYEYFRTEVLPSLEGVNLVGLSVSDQKQLVPTMVLASVIKEQYPDTKVVIGGNIITRNYDVLSQDNELNRRLFDHFDYLVHHEGEVAIKELVERLKEGKAVEGVPKLIYRDGGRIKENLRFVVENVNAIPAPDLDDLVAQGNHWTPELVIPYLIGRGCDWGGCNFCDIPAGYDGSRTRMEKVTGKKFEVEGSTGKRRVQDLDKVIEDLRDLKERYSTKYFSFGDEELAGDSLRDFVDKILESDLDIEWECYGRIEDIYLDKDFCKRLREAGCRFIQFGIESASQKVLDTSNKGYKSGLTGRVLRNTYETGIMNHAFILIGLPDDSIIEASRLITFLEETAQYITTMKPIMYKVSKWSPMALKPETFGLMLDKENTPDLEQRISVEKDSGMMSRHKAGAFVRLLELWVAQHHKVNPATSEYMFAQRLFLSRDELEEFGRSVDYQVELGSNDLKAIKRVFHGLVQELKTKAYDGAVNRDIRIEYEQMYLELKDQRAPENLEEIISLLRKTASVNY, encoded by the coding sequence ATGGCAAAACAAAAAAACTACAAAATCGCATTGTTTAGCTTACCTCCTTACCAGCCTGTTTATATGCACCCTGCAGTTCCTTATTTAACAGGTTATCTTAAAAAATATTTGCCTGATGTTGAAGTTGTTCAAAAAGATCTTAATACAGGCTCTTTGGATTATTTTTTAGGATCTACCCCGAAGTTCATGAGAAATATTGCTTCGTACAGGGATTTTCAGGGGCATAAACAAGCAAGAAGAGAACTATCTGCCAGAATAGAGCACGCAACAGAAGGAAGATTACATATTGTAAGAAACACTGTCAATTACGACTTAGCCCAAACAGGAGAGGATTACAAATCTAGAACTGGATTGCTTCAAGTTGCTCAACAAAAAGAAAGAAACTTATTTTATGAATATTTCAGAACTGAAGTTCTTCCATCTTTAGAGGGAGTTAATCTTGTTGGTCTGTCTGTTAGCGACCAGAAACAATTGGTTCCTACAATGGTTTTAGCTTCTGTGATTAAAGAACAGTATCCTGATACCAAAGTTGTTATTGGTGGAAATATAATCACAAGAAATTACGATGTTCTTTCACAGGATAATGAATTGAATAGAAGGTTATTTGATCATTTTGATTATTTGGTTCATCATGAAGGAGAAGTTGCAATTAAAGAATTAGTAGAAAGATTAAAAGAAGGTAAGGCTGTAGAAGGTGTCCCTAAACTTATTTACAGAGATGGTGGAAGAATCAAAGAAAATCTTCGGTTTGTTGTTGAAAATGTTAATGCCATTCCTGCACCAGATCTCGATGATTTAGTTGCTCAAGGAAACCATTGGACTCCTGAATTAGTAATTCCATATTTGATTGGAAGAGGTTGTGATTGGGGAGGTTGTAATTTCTGCGATATCCCTGCGGGTTATGATGGTTCTAGAACAAGAATGGAAAAAGTGACAGGCAAGAAATTTGAAGTGGAAGGCAGTACTGGAAAAAGAAGAGTCCAAGATTTGGATAAGGTTATTGAAGACCTTCGAGACCTAAAAGAAAGATATAGCACAAAGTATTTTAGTTTTGGGGATGAAGAATTGGCTGGAGATTCATTAAGAGATTTTGTTGATAAAATTTTAGAATCTGATTTAGATATAGAATGGGAATGTTATGGAAGGATTGAAGATATTTATTTAGATAAAGACTTTTGCAAAAGATTAAGAGAGGCCGGATGTAGATTTATACAGTTCGGTATTGAATCTGCCAGCCAAAAAGTTCTGGACACAAGTAATAAAGGCTACAAATCCGGATTGACTGGAAGAGTTTTGAGAAATACATATGAAACCGGGATTATGAATCATGCCTTTATTCTAATTGGATTGCCAGATGACAGTATAATTGAGGCATCTCGGCTAATTACTTTCTTAGAAGAAACTGCTCAATACATTACTACTATGAAGCCAATAATGTATAAAGTTTCAAAATGGTCTCCTATGGCATTGAAGCCAGAAACTTTTGGACTAATGCTAGATAAAGAAAATACTCCAGACCTTGAACAAAGAATAAGTGTAGAAAAAGATTCCGGGATGATGAGCAGGCATAAAGCAGGAGCATTTGTTAGATTATTAGAATTATGGGTTGCACAACATCATAAAGTGAATCCTGCAACAAGCGAATATATGTTTGCCCAGAGACTGTTTCTTTCACGAGACGAATTGGAAGAATTTGGGAGAAGCGTTGATTACCAAGTTGAACTCGGATCCAATGATTTAAAAGCAATAAAACGAGTATTTCACGGATTAGTTCAGGAATTAAAAACAAAAGCGTACGATGGTGCTGTAAATAGAGATATAAGAATAGAATATGAACAGATGTATTTGGAATTGAAAGATCAAAGAGCGCCTGAAAACTTAGAGGAGATTATTTCTTTATTAAGAAAAACAGCTTCAGTGAATTACTAA
- a CDS encoding Lrp/AsnC family transcriptional regulator, with the protein MLSEFLDLKDRKILYQLDVNCRQADSEIGKKVGLSKQVVDYRIKKLLKDNIITRFSTVIDTYKLGFSKYKIYLSLENADKKTISEIIGFLKQHKKTEWIATCSGKFDIIAGYIVKDVYEFNEAIKELDEKFSQHISLRETSISTGVPHWRKEYLLENKEPFPAVFQGGKKDDLKIDPVDEEIIKILVNNARMPIIEIAQRLKTTPRIVNYRIKNLKKENIILIHRVFLNLNKFNWIYCKALIKFRSLTKQKYSQFFQHCNYLKNLTYIINCIGEWDIELDFEIDDFNAFHNIMLDIRDKFSDIIKHYDFVIVMNEDKLDYYPGCYPQFKQAL; encoded by the coding sequence ATGCTCTCAGAATTCCTTGATCTGAAGGATCGAAAGATATTGTACCAGCTTGATGTTAATTGCAGGCAGGCAGATTCAGAAATAGGCAAGAAAGTAGGATTAAGCAAGCAGGTTGTGGATTACAGGATTAAAAAACTCTTAAAAGATAACATCATCACAAGATTCTCTACTGTGATCGATACTTACAAGCTCGGCTTTTCAAAGTATAAAATATACCTTTCGCTTGAAAACGCAGATAAAAAGACAATAAGCGAAATTATCGGGTTCTTAAAGCAGCATAAAAAGACAGAATGGATTGCCACCTGCTCCGGGAAATTTGATATAATTGCAGGGTATATAGTTAAAGATGTTTATGAGTTTAATGAAGCGATAAAAGAACTGGATGAAAAATTCAGCCAGCACATAAGCTTAAGGGAAACTTCAATCAGCACAGGAGTTCCTCACTGGAGAAAGGAATACCTTTTGGAAAATAAAGAGCCTTTCCCTGCTGTTTTTCAGGGAGGCAAAAAAGATGATTTAAAAATAGATCCCGTGGATGAGGAGATCATAAAAATCCTTGTCAATAATGCGAGAATGCCGATAATAGAAATTGCGCAGAGGCTGAAAACCACGCCAAGAATCGTGAATTACAGGATTAAAAATTTGAAAAAAGAGAATATTATTTTGATCCACAGGGTATTCTTAAACTTAAATAAATTCAACTGGATTTACTGCAAGGCACTGATAAAGTTCAGGAGCTTAACAAAACAAAAATACAGCCAGTTCTTCCAGCACTGCAATTATTTAAAGAATCTAACATATATTATAAACTGCATTGGTGAATGGGATATTGAACTGGATTTTGAAATAGATGATTTCAACGCATTCCATAATATTATGCTGGATATAAGGGACAAATTCTCAGATATAATCAAGCACTATGACTTCGTTATTGTGATGAATGAGGACAAGCTGGACTATTATCCTGGGTGCTATCCACAATTTAAGCAAGCTCTATGA
- a CDS encoding nucleotidyltransferase domain-containing protein, with protein MLKAYSGYFAAYLLNNLKNTENIERIILYGSVAKEEATKESDIDIFIEVKKKTEKIEKELKEAEKRFYQSRDAALFKSKGADNKFNIKIGKLKDWKELYRSIASTGIVLYGPYEIKEIPSGVKHSVIVFWQKIGKNRGAFLNKLYGFKIKGKHYAGLISKFDGKKLGKSCVMFPIQYKEDIFRLLKGYEVIAKMIEVFS; from the coding sequence ATGTTAAAGGCATACTCAGGATATTTTGCAGCATACCTGCTGAATAATTTGAAAAATACAGAAAATATAGAAAGGATCATACTTTATGGCTCTGTTGCAAAAGAAGAGGCCACGAAAGAGAGCGATATTGATATTTTTATTGAAGTTAAAAAAAAGACAGAAAAAATTGAGAAAGAATTAAAAGAAGCAGAAAAAAGATTTTATCAGAGCAGGGATGCTGCTTTATTCAAATCAAAAGGCGCAGATAATAAATTTAATATTAAGATAGGAAAATTAAAAGACTGGAAAGAATTATACAGGAGCATAGCCTCCACCGGGATTGTCTTATACGGCCCATATGAAATAAAAGAAATTCCCTCCGGGGTTAAGCATTCCGTCATTGTTTTCTGGCAGAAAATAGGAAAAAACAGAGGAGCCTTTCTTAATAAATTATACGGCTTCAAAATCAAAGGCAAACATTATGCCGGCCTGATTTCAAAATTTGACGGAAAAAAACTTGGAAAAAGTTGTGTAATGTTTCCAATACAATATAAAGAAGATATATTCAGATTATTAAAAGGATATGAAGTAATAGCGAAAATGATAGAGGTTTTTAGTTAG